The proteins below are encoded in one region of Archocentrus centrarchus isolate MPI-CPG fArcCen1 chromosome 13, fArcCen1, whole genome shotgun sequence:
- the LOC115790495 gene encoding LOW QUALITY PROTEIN: beta-secretase 2-like (The sequence of the model RefSeq protein was modified relative to this genomic sequence to represent the inferred CDS: inserted 1 base in 1 codon; substituted 1 base at 1 genomic stop codon), with amino-acid sequence MEAPHDAGHGRDAASLAFGSDPLAGVGAVAIVVGKMIAPFVFQLNILVDTGSSNFAVAAAPHPFITHYFNTALSSTYRSSSRTVAVKYTQGNWEGELGIDRVSIPKGPNGTITINIAAILSSDGFFLPGINWQGILGLAYPVLARPDSSVEPFFNSVVQQLRIPDIFSLQMCGAGLSASSTADPLGGSLIMGGAEPTLFRGSVWYTPIVEEWYYQVEVXSWRLGDQNLNLDCREGKTSQSYNMDKAIVDSGXTLLRLPVNVFNALVEAITRSSLIQEFSSGFWDGTKLACWMKGENPWRFFPKLSIYLRATNTSQSFRITILPQLYIQPVTDVDGTLDCFRFGVSSSTNGLVIGATVMEGFYVVFDRAQRRLGFALSNCAVSSGVALSEIEGPFSAADVAANCSGGPLKETFVWMISYALMAVCAAVLVILLLMLILPCRRRNRSGEITDESSLVRHRIK; translated from the exons ATGGAAGCACCGCATGATGCGGGGCATGGGCGGGATGCAGCCTCTTTGGCCTTCGGTTCTGACCCTTTGGCGGGGGTAGGAGCCGTAGCCATCGTGGTCGGAAAGATG ATTGCGCCTTTTGTTTTCCAGCTGAACATCCTGGTGGATACAGGCAGCAGTAACTTTGCCGTGGCCGCAGCTCCACACCCATTTATTACTCACTACTTCAACACTGCACT TTCCAGTACCTACCGTTCAAGCAGTCGTACTGTAGCTGTAAAGTACACCCAAGGCAACTGGGAAGGTGAACTGGGAATCGACCGCGTCTCCATTCCCAAAGGCCCAAACGGGACCATCACAATCAACATTGCTGCCATCCTGTCTTCTGATGGCTTCTTCCTCCCTGGGATCAACTGGCAGGGCATCCTGGGACTGGCCTATCCTGTGCTGGCACGG CCTGACTCATCTGTGGAGCCCTTCTTCAACTCTGTGGTGCAACAGCTGAGGATTCCTGACATCTTTTCCCTCCAGATGTGTGGTGCTGGACTGTCAGCCAGCAGCACAGCAGACCCTTTGGGTGGTAGTCTT ataaTGGGTGGGGCTGAACCAACTCTGTTTCGAGGCTCAGTGTGGTACACCCCTATAGTAGAAGAGTGGTACTACCAAGTGGAGGTTTGAAGCTGGAGGTTGGGAGACCAGAATCTGAATCTGGACTGCAGAGAGGGTAAAACATCACAGTCT TATAACATGGATAAAGCTATAGTTGACAGTG CGACGCTGCTGCGACTTCCTGTCAACGTCTTCAATGCATTGGTAGAAGCCATCACACGCAGCTCTCT GATCCAGGAGTTTTCTTCAGGATTCTGGGATGGCACCAAGCTAGCATGCTGGATGAAGGGAGAGAACCCCTGGAGGTTTTTCCCTAAGCTGTCCATCTACCTGAGGGCCACAAACACCAGCCAGTCTTTTCGCATCACCATTCTGCCTCAG CTTTACATCCAGCCAGTCACAGATGTGGACGGCACTCTGGACTGCTTCCGTTTCGGAGTGTCATCATCAACAAACGGCCTCGTGATCGGCGCTACTGTTATGGAAGGCTTCTACGTAGTGTTTGACCGCGCTCAGCGGAGACTGGGCTTCGCACTCAGCAACTGTGCAG TGAGCAGCGGGGTGGCTCTGTCAGAGATCGAGGGACCCTTCTCTGCAGCAGACGTGGCGGCCAACTGCTCTGGCGGCCCACTGAAGGAGACTTTTGTGTGGATGATATCTTACGCCTTGATGGCAGTCTGTGCGGCAGTCCTCGTCATCCTGCTGCTCATGCTGATCCTGCCCTGCAGGCGGAGAAACCGGTCCGGCGAGATCACGGACGAGTCCTCGCTGGTCCGACACCGCATCAAATGA